The Streptococcus sanguinis genome contains the following window.
TCTGTGAAAGAGGATGCTACAACTATTTTTCTGACAGCCACTTCAACAGATGAACTGGACAAAAGAGTTCAAAAAGGTGAGCTGAAACGCCTAAGTCTTCCCAGAAGATTTCATGGTAATCCCTTGACTATCCCTCAGAAAGTTTGGTTATCTGATTTTCAAAAGTATCTTCAGAAGAAGAAAATAGCACCTAAACTTTTGAACTATATACAAAAACAGAGGGAGACTCAATTTCCTCTCTTGATATTTGCTGCAGAAATTCAAAGAGGAGAGGATTTTGCTCAGGCTCTGCAGATTGCTCTGCCGGATGAAAAGCTAGCTTTTGTCGCCTCCACAACAGAAAATCGTCTGGAGATTGTTGAACAGTTTCGTCGCAAGGAGATCACTATTTTGGTGACAACGACTATCTTAGAGCGTGGGGTGACTTTTCCTGGCGTAGATGTCTTTGTCTTGGAAGCCAATCATCGCCTATTCAGTCGTAGTGCTCTGGTTCAGATTTCAGGCCGAGTTGGCCGTAGTATGGATAGACCGACGGGACAGTTGCTATTTTTTCATGATGGGACTACCCTTGCTATGGAAAAGGCAATTCGGGAAATGAGAGATATGAATAAGGAGGCGGGATTATGACAGAGTGTCTTTTATGCAAAGGGCAAATTGAGGACAAAAGTAGTTTTTTACGACTTTTTCTATTAAAAGAAGAAGGACCAAGCTGCTGCTCCACTTGTTATCAAAATTTTGAAAGCATATCTGAAGAGCATTGCCCTCGCTGTTTTCGCGACGGTAAATCAGATTTATGCACAGATTGCAAAAAGTGGGAGAAAGAAGGGAATCTAGTCCAGCACCAGTCAATATTTACTTATAATCAAGCAATGAAGGCTTATTTCAGTCAATATAAGTTTCAGGGAGACTATGCATTGCGCTTTGTATTTGCAAAAGCAGCTAGAAAAGCAGTCAGAATGTTTAGAGAGCATACCATCGTTCCGATTCCAGTCAGTGTCGAAAAATTTCAAGTTCGAGGATTTAATCAAGTGCAGGGGATTTTAGATGCAGGAAAAGTAGCATATAGAAATCTCTTAGAGAAAAAAGACACCATAGCCCAGTCTAGCAAGACTCGTGAGGAGCGTCTGCAGACGCAGCAGGCTTTTAAAATTAAGAATGGAGTTGATTTGCCAGATAAAATTTTGCTGGTTGATGATATCTATACGACTGGAAAAACCTTGCAATTAGCCAGGCAAATCTTATTGGAAGCCGGTGTGAAAGAAGTATTGTCATTTTCAATCGCAAGATAAGAAAAAATTTGCAAAAAAAGGATGAAAGCGTTATAATGATATTATAAATAAAACATTTATGTTTAGAAAGAAGGTACTTATATGCTTAAATATAGTATCCGTGGTGAAAACCTAGAAGTAACAGATGCTCTCCGTGACTACGTAGTTTCTAAACTTGAGAAGATTGAGAAGTATTTCCAAGCAGAGCAAGAACTTGATGCGCGTGTGAACCTCAAGGTTTACCGTGAAAAGACTGCGAAAGTGGAAGTGACAATTCCGCTAGGCTCCATCACTCTTCGTGCAGAAGATATCTCTCAGGACATGTATGGATCAATTGATTTGGTCACAGATAAGATTGAGCGCCAAATCCGCAAAAATAAGACCAAGATTGAAAGAAAGAATCGCAATAAAGTTGCTACAAGCCAGCTTTTCACAGATTCCTTTGCTGAAGAAGCAGAAGAAGTTCCGTCAAAAGTTGTCCGTTCAAAACATATCGATTTGAAGCCGATGGACTTGGAAGAAGCGATTCTGCAGATGGATTTATTGGGGCATGATTTCTTTATCTATTCCGATGCAGAGGACAGTAGCACAAATGTTATATACCGTCGTGAGGATGGAGATATTGGACTGTTAGAAGTCAAATAAATAAGAAAAGAAGGTTGAGAGCAAGTTTCTCAACCTTTTTAATTTTATAGAAAGTTAAACTGTCAGTTGACATAGAACAAGCACCTTACGCATAAAGAAATTAACTTTATATTTACAGTTGAAAAAATAAACTTCAAAAAAATGTAAAAAAGGTCTTGACAGGTTGGTGGTATAGGTGATATACTAATATAGTTGTCGCGAAAGACAAAGCCCTTTGAAAACTGAACAAGACGAACCAAGTGCAGGGTGACATAGAGATATGTAACCTGTCAAAAACGAGAAAATAAATCTGTCAGTGGACAGTAATGAGTGCGAACTCAAACTTTTTAATGAGAGTTTGATCCTGGCTCAGGACGAACGCTGGCGGCGTGCCTAATACATGCAAGTAGAACGCTGAAGAGAGGAGCTTGCTCTTCTTGGATGAGTTGCGAACGGGTGAGTAACGCGTAGGTAACCTGCCTGGTAGCGGGGGATAACTATTGGAAACGATAGCTAATACCGCATGATATTGAATATCGCATGATAATTGATTGAAAGATGCAAATGCATCACTACCAGATGGACCTGCGTTGTATTAGCTAGTTGGTGAGGTAACGGCTCACCAAGGCGACGATACATAGCCGACCTGAGAGGGTGATCGGCCACACTGGGACTGAGACACGGCCCAGACTCCTACGGGAGGCAGCAGTAGGGAATCTTCGGCAATGGGGGGAACCCTGACCGAGCAACGCCGCGTGAGTGAAGAAGGTTTTCGGATCGTAAAGCTCTGTTGTAAGAGAAGAACGGGTGTGAGAGTGGAAAGTTCACACTGTGACGGTATCTTACCAGAAAGGGACGGCTAACTACGTGCCAGCAGCCGCGGTAATACGTAGGTCCCGAGCGTTGTCCGGATTTATTGGGCGTAAAGCGAGCGCAGGCGGTTAGATAAGTCTGAAGTTAAAGGCTGTGGCTTAACCATAGTATGCTTTGGAAACTGTTTAACTTGAGTGCAGAAGGGGAGAGTGGAATTCCATGTGTAGCGGTGAAATGCGTAGATATATGGAGGAACACCGGTGGCGAAAGCGGCTCTCTGGTCTGTAACTGACGCTGAGGCTCGAAAGCGTGGGGAGCAAACAGGATTAGATACCCTGGTAGTCCACGCCGTAAACGATGAGTGCTAGGTGTTAGGCCCTTTCCGGGGCTTAGTGCCGCAGCTAACGCATTAAGCACTCCGCCTGGGGAGTACGACCGCAAGGTTGAAACTCAAAGGAATTGACGGGGGCCCGCACAAGCGGTGGAGCATGTGGTTTAATTCGAAGCAACGCGAAGAACCTTACCAGGTCTTGACATCCCTCTGACCGCTCTAGAGATAGAGTTTTCCTTCGGGACAGAGGTGACAGGTGGTGCATGGTTGTCGTCAGCTCGTGTCGTGAGATGTTGGGTTAAGTCCCGCAACGAGCGCAACCCCTATTGTTAGTTGCCATCATTGAGTTGGGCACTCTAGCGAGACTGCCGGTAATAAACCGGAGGAAGGTGGGGATGACGTCAAATCATCATGCCCCTTATGACCTGGGCTACACACGTGCTACAATGGCTGGTACAACGAGTCGCAAGCCGGTGACGGCAAGCTAATCTCTGAAAGCCAGTCTCAGTTCGGATTGTAGGCTGCAACTCGCCTACATGAAGTCGGAATCGCTAGTAATCGCGGATCAGCACGCCGCGGTGAATACGTTCCCGGGCCTTGTACACACCGCCCGTCACACCACGAGAGTTTGTAACACCCGAAGTCGGTGAGGTAACCGTAAGGAGCCAGCCGCCTAAGGTGGGATAGATGATTGGGGTGAAGTCGTAACAAGGTAGCCGTATCGGAAGGTGCGGCTGGATCACCTCCTTTCTAAGGAGTCCGTAAGGACACACGGAATGCACTTGGGTCTTGTTTAGTTTTGAGAGGGCTATGTGGGGCCTTAGCTCAGCTGGGAGAGCGCCTGCTTTGCACGCAGGAGGTCAGCGGTTCGATTCCGCTAGGCTCCATTAGGATATGGAAGACGTTCCGCTTGCGGGAACTTCTGTAGAAAAATAGAGAACTGACATTGTGTTCGATGAACACAAGGAAGTTAGTCTTTTTTCCTAAGAAGTTAGTCTGGAATTCAACTTTGGTTGATAGCTATCCTACTTGTCCATTGAAAATTGAATACTGATATCAAATAGTAACAAGAAAATAAACCGAAAACGCTGTGAATATTAATGAGTTTAAGACTGAAAGGTCAAAAATAAGGTTAAGTTAGTAAGGGCGCACGGTGGATGCCTTGGCACTAGGAGCCGAAGAAGGACGTGACAAACGACGAAATGCCTCGGGGAGCTGTAAGTAAGCTTCGATCCGGGGGTGTCCGAATGGGGGAACCCAACAGGTTGATGCCTGTTACCCATTTCTGTTAAGGAAATGAGGAGGAAGACGCAGTGAACTGAAACATCTAAGTAGCTGCAGGAAGAGAAAGCAAAAGCGATTGCCTTAGTAGCGGCGAGCGAAGAGGCAGGAGGGCAAACCGAAGAGTTTACTCTTCGGGGTTGTAGGACTGCGCTGTGGACTCAGAATTTATAGAAGAATGACTTGGGAAAGTTGGCCAGAGAGAGTAAGAGCCTCGTATTTTAAATAGATTCTGTACCTAGCAGTATCCTGAGTACGGCGGGACACGTGAAATCCCGTCGGAATCTGGGAGGACCATCTCCCAACCCTAAATACTCCCTAGTGACCGATAGTGAACCAGTACCGTGAGGGAAAGGTGAAAAGCACCCCGGGAGGGGAGTGAAATAGAACCTGAAACCGTGTGCCTACAACAAGTTCGAGCCCGTTCATGGGTGAGAGCGTGCCTTTTGTAGAATGAACCGGCGAGTTACGTTATGATGCGAGGTTAAGTTGAAGAGACGGAGCCGTAGGGAAACCGAGTCTGAATAGGGCGCCTTAGTATCATGATGTAGACCCGAAACCATGTGACCTACCCATGAGCAGGTTGAAGGTGCGGTAAAACGCACTGGAGGACCGAACCAGGGCACGTTGAAAAGTGCTTGGATGACTTGTGGGTAGCGGAGAAATTCCAAACGAACTTGGAGATAGCTGGTTCTCTCCGAAATAGCTTTAGGGCTAGCGTCGACATAAAGATTCTTGGAGGTAGAGCACTGTTTGGGTGAGGGGTCCATCCCGGATTACCAATCTCAGATAAACTCCGAATGCCAATGAATTATGGTCGGCAGTCAGACTGCGAGTGCTAAGATCCGTAGTCGAAAGGGAAACAGCCCAGACCACCAGCTAAGGTCCCAAAATAATTGTTAAGTGGAAAAGGATGTGGGGTTGCACAGACAACTAGGATGTTAGCTTAGAAGCAGCTATTCATTCAAAGAGTGCGTAATAGCTCACTAGTCGAGTGACCCTGCGCCGAAAATGTACCGGGGCTAAAACAATTTACCGAAGCTGTGGATACCTTTTATAGGTATGGTAGGAGAGCGTTCTATGTGTGGTGAAGGTGTACCGTGAGGAGCGCTGGAACGCATAGAAGTGAGAATGCCGGTATGAGTAGCGCAAGACAGGTGAGAATCCTGTCCACCGTAAGACTAAGGTTTCCAGGGGAAGGCTCGTCCGCCCTGGGTTAGTCGGGACCTAAGGAGAGACCGAAAGGTGTATCCGATGGCCAACAGGTTGAGATTCCTGTACTAGAGTATGAAGTGATGGAGGGACGCAGTAGGCTAACTCGTGCGTACGAATGGATGTACGTCTAAGCAGTGAGGCGTGGTATGAGTCAAATGCTTATACCTCTAACGTTGAGCTGTGATGGGGAGCGAAGTTTAGTAGCGAGTGAGTGATGTCACACTGCCAAGAAAAGCTTCTAGCGTTGTATCATACTCTACCCGTACCGCAAACCGACACAGGTAGTCGAGGCGAGTAGCCTCAGGTGAGCGAGAGAACTCTCGTTAAGGAACTCGGCAAAATGACCCCGTAACTTCGGGAGAAGGGGTGCTGACTGAAGTCAGCCGCAGTGAATAGGCCCAAGCAACTGTTTATCAAAAACACAGCTCTCTGCTAAATCGTAAGATGATGTATAGGGGGTGACGCCTGCCCGGTGCTGGAAGGTTAAGAGGAGTGCTTAGCGGTAACGCGAAGGTATGAATTGAAGCCCCAGTAAACGGCGGCCGTAACTATAACGGTCCTAAGGTAGCGAAATTCCTTGTCGGGTAAGTTCCGACCCGCACGAAAGGCGTAATGATTTGGGCACTGTCTCAACGAGAGACTCGGTGAAATTTTAGTACCTGTGAAGATGCAGGTTACCCGCGACAGGACGGAAAGACCCCATGGAGCTTTACTGCAGTTTGATATTGAGTGTCTGTGCCACATGTACAGGATAGGTAGGAGCCTACGAGATCGGGACGCCAGTTTCGATGGAGGCGTTGTTGGGATACTACCCTTGTGTTATGGCCACTCTAACCCGGTAGGTTAATCATCTACGGAGACAGTGTCTGACGGGCAGTTTGACTGGGGCGGTCGCCTCCTAAAAGGTAACGGAGGCGCCCAAAGGTTCCCTCAGACTGGTTGGAAATCAGTCGCAGAGTGTAAAGGTATAAGGGAGCTTGACTGCGAGAGCTACAACTCGAGCAGGGACGAAAGTCGGGCTTAGTGATCCGGTGGTTCCGAATGGAAGGGCCATCGCTCAACGGATAAAAGCTACCCTGGGGATAACAGGCTTATCTCCCCAAGAGTTCACATCGACGGGGAGGTTTGGCACCTCGATGTCGGCTCGTCGCATCCTGGGGCTGTAGTCGGTCCCAAGGGTTGGGCTGTTCGCCCATTAAAGCGGCACGCGAGCTGGGTTCAGAACGTCGTGAGACAGTTCGGTCCCTATCCGTCGCGGGCGTAGGAAATTTGAGAGGATCTGCTCCTAGTACGAGAGGACCAGAGTGGACTTACCGCTGGTGTACCAGTTGTTCTGCCAAGAGCATCGCTGGGTAGCTATGTAGGGAAGGGATAAACGCTGAAAGCATCTAAGTGTGAAACCCACCTCAAGATGAGATTTCCCATAACGCAAGTTAGTAAGAGCCCTGAGAGAAGATCAGGTTGATAGGTTGGGAGTGGAAGTTGTGTGAGCAATGGAGCGGACCAATACTAATCGCTCGAGGACTTATCCTAGAAATAAGAACTTCATCAGAGTGCAGCGAATGGTTTAGAAAATTGTGAGATTTGATATTGTATTCAATTTTGAGTTGACAAGGCTTGTCTGAGAGGACAGGAAAGTTAATTCAATAGTTAAGTGACGATAGCCTAGGAGATACACCTGTACCCATGCCGAACACAGCAGTTAAGCCCTAGAACGCCGGAAGTAGTTGGGGGTTGCCCCCTGTGAGATATGGAAGTCGCTTAGCGAAGGGAGTTTAGCTTAGTTGTAATTGAGAGGAAATCGAAATTACAATCGGCGGATGAGAGAAACGAAGTTTCTCACTGTTGGCTGAGCTAGACTCCACCCTTTGGGAGTTTAGCTCAGCTGGGAGAGCATCTGCCTTACAAGCAGAGGGTCAGCGGTTCGATCCCGTTAACTCCCATATTCTGAAAAGAATAGGTCCCGTAGTGTAGCGGTTATCACGTCGCCCTGTCACGGCGAAGATCGCGGGTTCGATTCCCGTCGGGACCGTTGAAGTCAAGAAGATTTCAAGAAAAGCAAGAGACTCGTTAGCTCAGTTGGTAGAGCATTTGACTTTTAATCAAAGGGTCACTGGTTCGAGCCCAGTACGGGTCATAAGAGCGGGTTTGGCGGAATTGGCAGACGCACCAGATTTAGGATCTGGCGCTTTAGGGCGTGGGGGTTCAAGTCCCTTAACCCGCATATAAGATAATAATGAGCCGGCTTAGCTCAGTTGGTAGAGCATCTGATTTGTAATCAGAGGGTCGCGTGTTCAAGTCATGTAGCCGGCATTTTTGAATAGGATGCGAACGTAGTTCAGTGGTAGAACATCACCTTGCCAAGGTGGGGGTCGCGGGTTCGAATCCCGTCGTTCGCTTGAGGCGGCCGGGGTGGCGGAACTGGCAGACGCACAGGACTTAAAATCCTGCGATTGGTAACGATCGTACCGGTTCGATTCCGGTCCTCGGCATAGACTTGTAAGAGGCAGTAGAAGAAGATGAGCACCCTTAGCTCAACTGGATAGAGTACCTGACTACGAATCAGGCGGTTAGAGGTTCGACTCCTCTAGGGTGCATTTGGAAGCGAAGTCTTGGGGCTCCGTTTTTAGATTGTTTAAACACCGGGAAGTAGCTCAGCTTGGTAGAGTACTTGGTTTGGGACCAAGGTGTCGCAGGTTCGAATCCTGTCTTCCCGACTAGATAACATAGAAGATAGATATACTGATCTATCTTTTTTGTTTTTCAAGAAAACTGTGTTTTCAGTATCTATGACTTAGCTAGCATATGTTGTTATTAAGACTCCTTACTTATAGTCGGAGTTAATAAGCAATACAATTTTTTAAAGCTTCTGCTTCTGTATCTTTGTATAGTCCTATTAGAAAGCAAGGGATTTGATTACTTAACCAGGTTTAGTTTGATTTTAAAGACTAGTGTTCTGGGAGTTTAGGAGGT
Protein-coding sequences here:
- a CDS encoding ComF family protein; protein product: MTECLLCKGQIEDKSSFLRLFLLKEEGPSCCSTCYQNFESISEEHCPRCFRDGKSDLCTDCKKWEKEGNLVQHQSIFTYNQAMKAYFSQYKFQGDYALRFVFAKAARKAVRMFREHTIVPIPVSVEKFQVRGFNQVQGILDAGKVAYRNLLEKKDTIAQSSKTREERLQTQQAFKIKNGVDLPDKILLVDDIYTTGKTLQLARQILLEAGVKEVLSFSIAR
- the raiA gene encoding ribosome-associated translation inhibitor RaiA, producing MLKYSIRGENLEVTDALRDYVVSKLEKIEKYFQAEQELDARVNLKVYREKTAKVEVTIPLGSITLRAEDISQDMYGSIDLVTDKIERQIRKNKTKIERKNRNKVATSQLFTDSFAEEAEEVPSKVVRSKHIDLKPMDLEEAILQMDLLGHDFFIYSDAEDSSTNVIYRREDGDIGLLEVK